A region from the Candidatus Cloacimonadota bacterium genome encodes:
- a CDS encoding nitroreductase family protein: MDKDFMELISTRHSIRDYCSDPIPNAALDKILEAGRLAPSAQNRQPWRYIVIRESNEVKAFVKHTGLIGLSNFFVKSAPCVIIACAESKKNLRINNQDYYLVDIAISFQQMMLCAWEMGIGSCWMAAFSEKALAKYLNIPKSWRIVAFSPFGYPKDDKSLYSKTISGVAGSKKRQAIEDMVTYFSSR, encoded by the coding sequence ATGGATAAAGATTTTATGGAGCTTATTAGCACGCGCCATAGCATACGTGATTATTGCTCGGATCCAATTCCCAATGCCGCTTTGGACAAAATCTTGGAAGCTGGAAGGTTGGCTCCTTCTGCTCAAAACCGTCAACCTTGGCGATACATTGTAATAAGGGAGTCAAATGAAGTAAAAGCCTTTGTGAAGCATACAGGATTAATTGGGCTTAGTAATTTCTTTGTTAAAAGTGCTCCCTGTGTAATAATCGCCTGTGCTGAAAGCAAGAAAAATTTACGCATCAACAACCAGGACTATTATTTGGTAGATATCGCTATCTCTTTTCAGCAGATGATGTTATGTGCCTGGGAGATGGGTATAGGTTCTTGTTGGATGGCTGCATTTTCGGAGAAAGCTCTGGCAAAATATCTCAACATTCCCAAGTCTTGGCGGATTGTAGCCTTTTCTCCTTTTGGCTACCCCAAAGATGATAAGAGCTTATATAGCAAGACTATATCTGGTGTTGCCGGAAGCAAGAAGCGACAAGCCATTGAGGACATGGTTACTTATTTTTCCAGTCGATAG
- a CDS encoding NTP transferase domain-containing protein, with amino-acid sequence MLFSQRISRNLLDSGLHNIILAKSLDTPSMLDSLRKTLKNMTDIPSHLIIWPVDHPFVQSNTVQILVEYAMQNPDCIIKPEYRGRRGHPIIIPSDLDIHNPVYETLREVLRHSGVGTMIVAVEDQGILQNINTKDDLDRFLESGEIHG; translated from the coding sequence TTGCTTTTTTCACAAAGAATAAGCCGCAATCTTTTAGATTCCGGCCTCCACAACATTATCCTTGCCAAGAGCTTGGATACTCCATCCATGTTGGATTCGTTGCGTAAAACACTTAAAAATATGACAGATATTCCTTCCCATCTGATTATCTGGCCGGTTGACCATCCTTTTGTGCAAAGTAACACGGTGCAAATACTGGTGGAATATGCCATGCAAAATCCGGATTGCATTATCAAACCGGAATATCGTGGCAGGCGCGGACATCCAATTATCATACCTTCAGATTTGGATATCCACAATCCCGTATACGAAACATTAAGGGAAGTCTTACGCCACAGCGGTGTGGGAACCATGATCGTGGCTGTAGAAGATCAGGGCATATTACAAAACATAAATACGAAGGACGATCTCGACCGTTTTTTGGAAAGTGGAGAAATACATGGATAA
- a CDS encoding adenylosuccinate synthase has translation MPAIAVLGCMWGDEAKAKIVDYLGSDADYVVRFQGGSNAGHTIVVKGKKYVFHTVPSGILYPHTKCVIGSGLVIDPFALVAEIMALEAAGITFNHRLFIDERTGIVLPLHKHLDLSSEKQLKSAKIGTTGRGIGPAYADLTARVGIRLIDLAHHRYLKRRIQELYLYHKHQEEASEIAELIRQLEECWKFLRKYSCQTGNLLHEANIQGAKIIFEGAQGSMLDRSWGTYPYVTSSNTIVDAVGIGTGFSARCLDEVLGVFKAYATRVGEGPFPTEISDDIAQKIRKQGNEFGATTGRPRRIGYFDAVLAAHTIKLNTIDKLAITLLDVLSGIEELKICMGYKLKNRVLTEPPSHPLDWEKIEPMYVSLEGWDQNLNKARSVKSLPQNARIYLEAIEDLLEKPIKIVSVGKERNQTFVINKG, from the coding sequence ATGCCTGCTATTGCCGTTTTGGGCTGCATGTGGGGTGATGAGGCAAAGGCGAAGATTGTTGACTATTTGGGAAGCGATGCCGATTATGTGGTTCGTTTTCAAGGAGGAAGCAATGCCGGACATACTATAGTTGTAAAGGGAAAGAAGTATGTTTTTCATACTGTTCCCTCTGGTATTTTGTATCCACACACTAAATGTGTTATTGGCTCCGGACTTGTTATCGATCCCTTTGCGTTGGTAGCAGAAATTATGGCTTTGGAAGCCGCCGGAATCACTTTTAACCATCGTTTGTTTATAGACGAGCGTACCGGAATTGTATTGCCATTGCACAAACACTTGGATCTAAGTTCTGAAAAACAGCTTAAAAGCGCAAAGATTGGTACTACAGGACGCGGTATAGGCCCTGCTTATGCGGATCTCACTGCCAGAGTAGGAATTCGTTTGATAGATTTGGCTCATCATCGCTATTTAAAAAGAAGAATACAGGAACTGTATCTGTATCACAAGCACCAGGAAGAAGCATCGGAAATTGCGGAACTTATTCGGCAGTTGGAAGAATGTTGGAAATTTTTACGAAAATATAGCTGTCAAACCGGTAACTTATTGCACGAGGCAAATATACAAGGAGCCAAAATCATCTTTGAAGGGGCTCAGGGCAGCATGTTGGACCGTAGTTGGGGTACATATCCCTATGTTACTTCATCCAATACAATAGTAGATGCAGTGGGAATTGGAACCGGTTTTTCGGCACGGTGTCTGGATGAAGTTTTGGGCGTATTCAAGGCTTATGCCACTCGAGTAGGTGAAGGACCATTCCCCACCGAAATAAGCGATGATATTGCACAGAAGATACGCAAACAAGGAAACGAATTTGGAGCAACCACTGGAAGACCAAGACGAATAGGATATTTCGATGCCGTTCTAGCTGCTCACACCATCAAGCTAAATACAATCGATAAGCTTGCCATAACCCTATTAGATGTGTTGTCTGGAATAGAAGAGCTTAAGATCTGCATGGGCTACAAGTTAAAAAACAGAGTGCTAACCGAACCTCCATCACATCCGCTTGATTGGGAAAAGATAGAGCCTATGTATGTTAGCTTAGAAGGGTGGGACCAGAACTTAAATAAAGCTAGGTCGGTGAAATCTTTACCCCAAAACGCAAGAATATACTTGGAAGCGATTGAAGATCTGTTGGAAAAACCCATCAAGATAGTATCGGTGGGGAAAGAACGCAATCAAACCTTTGTTATCAATAAAGGATAG